The bacterium region GAATTGCGGCGGTTGTCATCGAAGATAAACAATTTCCAAAAGTCAACAGTTTTATTCCTGGAAGACAGGAATTAGCACCGTTATCTGAATTTGTCGGAAAGATTCTGGCGGCGAAAAGTGTGCAGGAACATCCTGATTTTATGGTCATTGCTCGTGTGGAGGCATTAATTGCTGGCTGGGGACAAGAAGAAGCATTGCGCCGGGCTAATGCCTATGTTGATGCCGGAGCAGACGCAATCCTTATTCACTCTAAATCAAAAACCCCTGACGAAATTATTGAATTCATCCACGCATGGAATAATAAATCCCCGTTAGTCGTAGTTCCGACTACTTATTCTGCGGTTACCGCTGAGGAATTGGAAAAATTAGGGATAAAAATGGTCATTTATGCTAATCATGGTATTCGAGCCTCAATAAAGGCAATGGAGATGACTTTTAGTGCCATCGCCGCTTATGGCACAACAAAACCCATTGAAAAAGATATCGCCTCGATGGAAGAAGTCTTTGAACTTCAAGGTATGTCCGTAATGAAGTTGATGGAGAAGAAATACTATCGACCCCAGGAACCAATCAAAGTTATTATCCCGGCGGCTGGGAGTTATGAAGATGAAATAAGTTTAAAGGATATTATGCAAGATATTCCTATGCCGATGATTGATATTAGGGGGAAATCACTCCTTCAAAGACAACAAGAAACCCTTAATACCCTCTCTATTCAAGATATTACTGTCGTGGGTGGACATCGAGGGGATAAAATTCAATTAGATGGTGTGGCGGTGATTCAAAATAATGATTATAAAAATACCCGTGATTTAGAATCAATTATGTGTGCCCGCGATAAGTTAGAAGGGAAGGTGTTAATCTGTTATTCAGACATACTTTTTGATGCAGATGTGATTGACAAACTTTTAAAAAGTATGGCAGATATTTCTATTCTTGCTGACCCAACTTATGTTGAGCGGACGGGTAAAAAACCAGATATGGATTTAGTTTCTGCCGAAAGTCCTCCTATGCTCAATAAAAGGAGAATTCTAAGCGTAGCCAAAACTAATTATGCGGTAAAAATTGGCACTGACATCCCGGAAGAACAAAGACATTATGAATTTACAGGCATAACTTTTCTTTCTGCCGCCGGAACCCAAAAAATAAAAGACTGGTATGAAAAATCAAAGATAAAATATGCCAATCGATCATTCCATACCGCCCCAAATTTTAAACAGGCTTCATTGACAGACCTTTTGCAAGAAATGATTGATGGTGGAGAAAAAATAGCCATTGTTGAAATAACATCCGGCTGGATGGAAGTGCACACAATGGAAAATTATAAACTTAGTTGTGACCTTCTGGCAGGTAAATAAAATGATAGCCCCAAAAGATTTTTGTAGTGCTTTAAAAAAAAGAGGATTTACTTTTTTGTCTGGAGTGCCGTGTTCGCTCCTTACCGACATCCTTAATTATATTTATACGGATAAGGAAATAACCTATATCCCTGTCCCAAGAGAAGATGCGGCATTAGGGATAGCCAGTGGGGCGGCTCTATGCGGACAAAAAGGCGGAATTCTTATCCAGAATTCAGGATTAGGAAATATTATAAATGGCTTGACTTCTTTTAACCTCATTTATCATCTCCCGCTACTGATGATAATTACCTGGAGAGGTTTTGAAGGCAAAGATGCTCCGGAACACTTAATTATGGGTGCAAAAATGACTGATTTCCTTGATTTATTAAATATACCCTACAGGATTCTCTCCGCATCGAATTATGAAGAATCTCTAAATTTTTCCATTGACTCAATGGAAAAAGAACATAAACCAGTGGCTTTAATATTAAAAGAAGGTGTCATCGGATGAAACGAGATGAAGCCATTAAGATAATCCTGGATAATCTAAATGAGGAAGATTTTGCCCTTTTTACCACCGGGATGATTTCTCGGGAGGCATTTGCCATAAAAGATAGAAAGACTAATTTCTATATGATGGGTTCTATGGGTTTGCTCTCTGCAGTAGGATTGGGTATTTCTTTATGTTCACCTCTTAAAAAGGTGATTGTCGTAGAAGGAGATGGGAGTATTTTGATGAGTCTGGGTAACCTTCCGATGATTGGGGTATGTTCACCGGCTAATTTTATTCATCTTGTTTTAGATAATGAATCTTATGAGTCCACCGGCAATCAACCAACAATTACTAAAGACATTGATTTATCTAAAAGTGTCCAGACATTTGGATATAAAAACATATCAAAGGTCGATAATATCCAGGACTTTGCCCAGAAATTTAAAGAATTTTTAAAGGCTGAAGGACCTAATTTTATATTGGTTAAAGTAGAATCTTCAAGACTAAAAGGAGTTCCAAGAATTAGTTTTAGTCCTGAAGAATTAACTGAGAGATTTAGAGATAGTTCAAATCAGGGTATGACCCTG contains the following coding sequences:
- the aepX gene encoding phosphoenolpyruvate mutase, with product MSQQKENKASQLRKIFKKKGIIRIVGAHDGLSAKLVEKNGFDGVWASGLEISTSFAVPDANILTMSQYLEVAKTMNDAVSIPIIADCDTGYGNSNNVMYMVKKYESAGIAAVVIEDKQFPKVNSFIPGRQELAPLSEFVGKILAAKSVQEHPDFMVIARVEALIAGWGQEEALRRANAYVDAGADAILIHSKSKTPDEIIEFIHAWNNKSPLVVVPTTYSAVTAEELEKLGIKMVIYANHGIRASIKAMEMTFSAIAAYGTTKPIEKDIASMEEVFELQGMSVMKLMEKKYYRPQEPIKVIIPAAGSYEDEISLKDIMQDIPMPMIDIRGKSLLQRQQETLNTLSIQDITVVGGHRGDKIQLDGVAVIQNNDYKNTRDLESIMCARDKLEGKVLICYSDILFDADVIDKLLKSMADISILADPTYVERTGKKPDMDLVSAESPPMLNKRRILSVAKTNYAVKIGTDIPEEQRHYEFTGITFLSAAGTQKIKDWYEKSKIKYANRSFHTAPNFKQASLTDLLQEMIDGGEKIAIVEITSGWMEVHTMENYKLSCDLLAGK
- a CDS encoding thiamine pyrophosphate-binding protein, coding for MIAPKDFCSALKKRGFTFLSGVPCSLLTDILNYIYTDKEITYIPVPREDAALGIASGAALCGQKGGILIQNSGLGNIINGLTSFNLIYHLPLLMIITWRGFEGKDAPEHLIMGAKMTDFLDLLNIPYRILSASNYEESLNFSIDSMEKEHKPVALILKEGVIG
- a CDS encoding thiamine pyrophosphate-dependent enzyme, which codes for MKRDEAIKIILDNLNEEDFALFTTGMISREAFAIKDRKTNFYMMGSMGLLSAVGLGISLCSPLKKVIVVEGDGSILMSLGNLPMIGVCSPANFIHLVLDNESYESTGNQPTITKDIDLSKSVQTFGYKNISKVDNIQDFAQKFKEFLKAEGPNFILVKVESSRLKGVPRISFSPEELTERFRDSSNQGMTLRHTKENENSR